One Spiroplasma endosymbiont of Nebria brevicollis DNA window includes the following coding sequences:
- a CDS encoding FAD-dependent oxidoreductase: protein MEKNPKIVVIGVNHAGTTALKAIMKTNPNAHVVAYDRNDNISFLGCGIALWVGREFNDSKGLFYADKEKLTKLGVKVNLNHEMISYNGKAKTIKIKNMKTNEIITETYDKLILGIGSWPILNPGGKEIPGLIAHKDGVIVKDELNGVKLTNGIHLSKLYQHAQAIIAHLSKPEVKKVVVIGAGYIGIELVEAFYKDKKQVTLIDFENRIMPRYYDEEFTTDVETTMKKAGIALQLGETLLEFITKNDKVLQVKTNKGTYDADLVIMAVGFLPNTTVVKDESGKPQITLDARGAIEVDQYFQTSDPNIYAIGDCINIRSNAWNRNVNIALATNAVRTGLVAGINVTKTNPKERLVFPGVQGTNAISVFGWKLCATGLSELSAGAILGKDKIEAYFYKDTVFPPFMAENHEVKIKIIWEKSSRRIIGAEIGSTHDHSETISMFSLAILKQVTIDEIPLIDMYFLPHFNKPYNFVTAAALLATGVLTKEDVTYPDPYTPGKKK, encoded by the coding sequence ATGGAAAAAAATCCAAAAATTGTTGTAATTGGTGTTAATCATGCCGGAACAACTGCTTTAAAAGCAATTATGAAAACTAACCCTAATGCTCATGTTGTAGCATATGATCGTAATGATAATATTTCTTTCTTAGGATGTGGTATTGCCCTATGAGTAGGAAGAGAATTTAATGACTCGAAAGGTTTATTCTATGCTGATAAAGAAAAACTAACTAAACTTGGCGTTAAAGTTAACTTAAATCATGAAATGATTAGTTATAATGGTAAAGCCAAAACCATCAAAATTAAAAACATGAAAACGAATGAAATCATCACTGAAACTTATGATAAATTAATCTTAGGTATTGGTTCATGACCAATCTTAAATCCAGGTGGTAAAGAAATCCCAGGTTTAATTGCTCATAAAGATGGTGTGATTGTTAAAGATGAATTAAATGGTGTTAAATTAACGAACGGTATTCACTTATCAAAACTATACCAACATGCTCAAGCAATTATTGCTCATTTAAGTAAACCTGAAGTTAAAAAAGTAGTTGTGATTGGTGCTGGATATATTGGTATTGAATTAGTAGAAGCTTTCTACAAAGACAAAAAACAAGTTACTTTGATTGACTTTGAAAACCGTATTATGCCACGTTACTATGATGAAGAATTCACAACTGATGTTGAAACAACTATGAAAAAAGCAGGTATAGCTCTGCAATTAGGTGAAACTTTACTAGAATTCATTACTAAAAACGATAAAGTCTTACAAGTAAAAACTAATAAAGGAACTTATGATGCTGACTTAGTTATTATGGCAGTTGGGTTCTTACCAAATACTACTGTTGTGAAAGATGAATCAGGAAAACCACAAATTACTTTAGATGCTCGTGGTGCCATTGAAGTTGACCAATATTTCCAAACTTCAGACCCTAATATTTATGCCATTGGCGACTGTATTAACATTCGCTCTAATGCTTGAAATAGAAATGTTAATATTGCCCTAGCTACTAACGCTGTTCGTACTGGTTTAGTTGCTGGAATTAATGTTACAAAAACTAATCCCAAAGAAAGACTTGTTTTCCCAGGTGTGCAAGGAACTAATGCGATTTCTGTCTTTGGTTGAAAACTGTGTGCTACTGGATTGTCAGAACTTTCTGCAGGTGCCATTCTTGGTAAAGATAAAATTGAAGCTTACTTTTACAAAGATACTGTTTTTCCTCCGTTTATGGCAGAAAACCATGAAGTTAAAATCAAAATTATATGAGAAAAAAGTTCTCGACGTATTATTGGTGCTGAAATTGGCTCAACTCATGATCATAGCGAAACTATTTCTATGTTCTCATTAGCTATTTTAAAACAAGTAACAATTGATGAAATACCATTAATTGATATGTATTTCCTACCACACTTTAACAAACCATATAACTTCGTAACTGCTGCTGCTTTATTAGCAACAGGAGTATTAACAAAAGAAGATGTTACTTATCCAGATCCATATACGCCAGGTAAGAAAAAATAA
- a CDS encoding alpha/beta hydrolase encodes MAKDTIYLKQRATMTLNIKEVKYKIAWWLKIILLLTFPLWLIPFLFTNAIFGKIMRNTMQKFQRTGRIENPNFEKIDLNSLNFYNRDMELQQAPQLTIDEASWTMMEPQDVTITTFDNIQLSAFVIANQRSNNNHKWIIAVHGWQQNRYSILYLVKHFYEQGYNILTYDARGHGSNNIKDSVTFGAKEADDLYAVIRYLNGFIENQDFNQPISISLIGNSMGATTILETMCRFEIVTLGVKCGIFDCGYDSFAHILKILAQKYFKTTWFWVYFGLQFYFKHQDKFKIKSINTINKLKYCANIPVLFIHGNDDETVPVTMTEHLFTKKISYEQTPEISELLIIPKAKHVRAITTDYNIYCNSTLKFVHKWTTTDQGETK; translated from the coding sequence ATGGCAAAAGATACAATATATTTAAAACAACGTGCTACTATGACCTTGAATATAAAAGAGGTTAAGTATAAAATTGCTTGATGATTAAAAATAATTTTGTTATTAACTTTTCCATTATGACTTATTCCTTTTTTGTTTACTAATGCCATTTTCGGAAAAATTATGCGTAATACTATGCAAAAATTTCAACGAACAGGACGCATTGAAAATCCTAATTTTGAAAAAATTGACCTTAATAGTTTGAATTTTTATAATCGTGATATGGAATTACAACAAGCACCCCAATTAACAATTGATGAAGCTAGTTGAACTATGATGGAACCCCAAGATGTTACTATTACTACTTTTGATAACATTCAATTATCAGCCTTTGTAATTGCTAATCAACGTTCCAATAATAATCATAAATGAATAATTGCTGTCCATGGTTGACAACAAAATCGTTATAGTATTTTATATTTAGTAAAACATTTTTATGAACAAGGTTATAATATTCTAACTTATGATGCACGAGGTCATGGCAGTAATAATATTAAAGATAGTGTTACTTTTGGTGCTAAAGAAGCTGATGATTTATACGCAGTTATTAGATATCTTAATGGTTTTATTGAAAATCAAGATTTTAATCAACCAATTAGTATTAGTTTAATTGGTAATAGTATGGGTGCCACTACTATTTTAGAAACTATGTGTCGTTTTGAAATTGTCACCTTAGGTGTTAAGTGCGGTATTTTTGATTGTGGCTATGATAGTTTTGCCCATATTTTGAAAATTCTTGCTCAAAAGTATTTTAAAACGACATGGTTTTGAGTTTATTTTGGGTTACAATTTTATTTTAAACATCAAGATAAATTTAAAATCAAAAGTATTAATACTATTAATAAGTTAAAATATTGTGCTAATATTCCTGTTTTATTTATTCATGGTAACGATGATGAAACTGTGCCAGTAACTATGACTGAACATTTATTTACTAAAAAAATTAGTTATGAACAAACCCCAGAAATTAGTGAACTATTAATCATACCAAAAGCTAAACATGTGCGAGCAATTACTACTGATTACAATATTTATTGTAATAGTACATTAAAGTTCGTTCATAAATGAACTACTACTGACCAAGGAGAAACAAAATAA
- a CDS encoding lipoate--protein ligase, which yields MIYYINNSKDPYFNLATEEYLISNPNITDEILLLWQNNNTIVIGRNQNTIEEINNEYVREKQVNVVRRLSGGGAVYQDLGNLNFTFIFNKNQDNARNYALFTKPIIEVLQSLGLNAQNSGKNDIIIDDKKISGNAQYTFNNRILHHGTILFNVDMQMLPKVLKPDLEKLQSKGIKSVQARVTNILPLLKTPLTIDQFQQLIVEKLQHTKNTKVLKLTSAMITDIAALANQKYRTWDWIYGKSPNFDLKHKTLVPNKGTIHVWLNVQAGIINNIKIYGDFLGSAGTTSLEQNLTQQKYNVPTITNIIKNTNITAIFGQNFTEEEIISSIIK from the coding sequence ATGATATATTATATTAATAATAGTAAAGACCCATATTTCAACTTAGCAACTGAAGAATATTTAATTAGTAATCCTAATATTACTGATGAAATCTTATTACTATGACAAAACAATAACACGATTGTCATTGGTCGTAATCAAAATACCATTGAAGAAATTAATAATGAATACGTACGTGAAAAACAAGTTAATGTTGTCCGAAGATTATCAGGTGGTGGTGCTGTTTATCAAGACTTAGGTAATTTAAACTTCACTTTTATTTTTAATAAAAATCAAGATAATGCTCGTAACTATGCACTGTTTACTAAACCCATTATTGAGGTTTTACAAAGTTTGGGATTAAATGCCCAGAATAGTGGCAAAAATGATATTATTATTGATGACAAAAAAATCTCAGGTAACGCCCAATACACATTTAATAATCGCATTTTACATCATGGCACTATCTTATTTAATGTCGATATGCAAATGTTACCAAAAGTACTAAAACCTGATTTAGAGAAATTGCAATCAAAAGGGATAAAATCAGTACAAGCTCGTGTTACTAATATTTTACCCTTATTAAAAACTCCACTAACTATTGACCAATTTCAACAATTAATTGTTGAAAAATTACAACATACTAAAAATACTAAAGTTTTGAAGTTAACATCAGCAATGATTACAGACATTGCAGCATTAGCCAATCAAAAATATCGTACTTGAGATTGAATCTATGGTAAATCACCAAACTTTGATTTAAAACATAAAACTTTAGTCCCTAATAAAGGTACTATCCATGTTTGACTTAATGTGCAAGCAGGAATTATTAACAATATTAAAATTTATGGCGATTTCTTAGGGTCAGCAGGTACTACTTCATTAGAACAAAATTTAACGCAGCAAAAATATAATGTTCCAACAATTACCAATATTATTAAAAACACTAATATTACTGCAATTTTTGGTCAAAATTTTACTGAAGAAGAGATCATTAGTAGTATAATAAAATAG
- a CDS encoding thiamine pyrophosphate-dependent enzyme — MWVEKFDNPQQEIFQILNEKGVINPDFIAYLNKFDTKILLTAYENMCLSRTQEQMQMELNYEKDDQGKVGLKNGLPKVIGKVINFLSSRGQEGVEVAYASCLRKGIDWFVPAYRNNAAWITAGYPIEKVIQYWLGNEMGSQMPKGINILPVNIPIATQYSHATGLAFAEKYKKGKGVVLTTIGDGGTSEGEFFEAINFAAIQKLPCVFFVENNQWSLDTPTSKATMSPTFAQKGSACGVPNIRVDGNDFFAVYYVTQQAIERAKKGDGPSLIEAITYRQNAHSAFDIKKDYFTAEDYKIEQEWLKKEPIDRIREYLKSVKLWDDKKQEALDKKITKQIDDAIIWAQKNESVTIDEIFDYTFEKLTPQLVEQKAQAKAFFKEGEKK; from the coding sequence ATGTGAGTTGAGAAATTCGATAATCCACAACAAGAAATTTTTCAAATATTAAATGAAAAGGGAGTAATAAATCCCGATTTTATTGCATATTTAAATAAATTTGATACTAAAATATTATTAACAGCATATGAAAACATGTGTCTATCACGCACACAAGAACAAATGCAAATGGAACTAAACTATGAAAAAGATGACCAAGGTAAAGTTGGTTTAAAAAATGGTTTACCAAAAGTGATTGGAAAAGTTATTAACTTTTTATCATCACGTGGTCAAGAAGGTGTCGAAGTTGCTTATGCTAGTTGCTTACGTAAAGGTATCGACTGATTTGTTCCTGCTTATCGTAACAACGCAGCATGAATTACTGCTGGTTACCCCATTGAAAAAGTAATTCAATATTGATTAGGAAACGAAATGGGAAGTCAAATGCCCAAAGGTATTAATATCTTACCAGTTAACATTCCGATTGCTACTCAATATTCTCATGCGACAGGATTAGCTTTTGCTGAAAAGTATAAAAAAGGAAAAGGTGTTGTGTTAACAACTATCGGTGATGGTGGAACTTCGGAAGGTGAATTTTTCGAAGCCATTAACTTTGCTGCCATTCAAAAATTACCTTGTGTTTTCTTTGTCGAAAATAACCAATGATCATTAGATACTCCAACATCAAAAGCGACAATGAGTCCAACTTTTGCCCAAAAAGGTTCAGCTTGTGGTGTTCCCAATATCCGTGTTGATGGTAACGACTTTTTTGCTGTTTACTATGTCACACAACAAGCGATCGAAAGAGCTAAAAAAGGTGATGGACCATCTTTAATTGAAGCAATTACTTACCGTCAAAATGCCCACTCAGCCTTTGATATTAAAAAAGATTACTTCACTGCTGAAGATTACAAAATCGAACAAGAGTGATTAAAAAAAGAACCGATTGATCGAATTAGAGAATATTTAAAATCTGTTAAACTATGAGATGATAAAAAACAAGAAGCCTTAGACAAAAAAATTACCAAACAAATTGATGACGCTATTATTTGAGCACAAAAAAATGAAAGTGTTACGATTGATGAAATCTTTGATTACACATTTGAAAAATTAACACCACAATTAGTTGAGCAAAAAGCGCAAGCTAAAGCATTCTTCAAAGAAGGAGAGAAAAAATAA
- a CDS encoding alpha-ketoacid dehydrogenase subunit beta has protein sequence MKRNNVQAITLALELAMKKNPNVVVYGEDAGNVGGVFRATKGIQAKFGANRCFDAPIAEAVIAGSAIGMAINGLNPIIEMQFSGFSFPAFQQLLCHAARMRNRSRGRFTCPLVVRMPSYDWNNGYNGALEHHSEAIEALFCHIPGLKVVMTSKPNDTKKLLLAAIESPDPVIVLECLGTYFNSYTSHDYTYDVREEVSDDYEVAVLGKAKVIKSYVAADKPDLTIVTYGSKVYDCEKAVALLEAKDNLKIELIDLQTLQPWDEATVVSSVKKTGRLLVVSEAVRSFSVASEIITVVNEKCFEYLECPPTRLTGYDITVPLSKGEKWFIISPDKIMDKVKIMMNYPV, from the coding sequence ATGAAAAGAAATAATGTCCAAGCTATTACTTTAGCATTAGAATTAGCCATGAAAAAGAATCCTAACGTTGTTGTTTACGGTGAAGATGCTGGTAACGTTGGTGGTGTCTTCCGTGCTACGAAAGGTATCCAAGCCAAATTTGGTGCTAACCGTTGTTTTGATGCTCCAATTGCAGAAGCAGTGATTGCTGGTAGTGCAATTGGAATGGCGATTAATGGTTTAAACCCCATTATTGAAATGCAATTTTCTGGTTTTTCATTCCCGGCTTTCCAACAATTACTTTGTCATGCTGCACGTATGCGTAACAGAAGTCGTGGTCGCTTCACTTGTCCATTAGTTGTTCGTATGCCTTCTTATGACTGAAATAATGGTTATAATGGTGCCTTAGAACACCATTCAGAAGCGATTGAAGCTTTGTTCTGTCACATTCCAGGTTTAAAAGTAGTTATGACTTCAAAACCCAATGATACTAAAAAATTATTATTAGCGGCGATTGAAAGTCCAGACCCAGTAATTGTTTTAGAATGTTTAGGAACTTATTTCAATAGTTATACTAGTCATGATTATACTTATGATGTTCGTGAAGAAGTTAGTGATGATTATGAAGTTGCTGTTTTAGGAAAAGCTAAAGTAATAAAATCATATGTTGCTGCTGATAAACCTGATTTAACAATTGTTACTTACGGTTCAAAAGTTTATGATTGTGAAAAAGCCGTTGCGTTATTAGAAGCAAAAGATAATTTAAAAATTGAATTAATTGACTTGCAAACATTACAACCATGAGATGAAGCAACAGTAGTTAGTTCAGTTAAAAAAACCGGAAGATTACTAGTTGTTTCAGAAGCTGTTCGTTCATTCTCTGTAGCATCGGAAATCATTACCGTTGTTAATGAAAAATGTTTTGAATATTTAGAATGTCCACCAACACGACTAACAGGTTATGATATTACAGTACCATTATCAAAAGGTGAAAAATGATTTATCATTAGTCCCGATAAAATTATGGACAAAGTCAAAATAATGATGAACTATCCAGTTTAA
- a CDS encoding dihydrolipoamide acetyltransferase family protein: protein MELKFKDMDGIDEVTVTQIRVKVGQDVKKGDDLVDIEADKASDTIKAEADGKVSKINVKEGDSITTGKVVMEFGGQPSATQAPAKEVEKPVADKPEVKTNHETPTVSGILAKPVIQTGKVLATPLARRMAHDMGIDMGTIKGTGPGGRILKADLLNGKQSGTASVAPTPVQAPVMPSIPSAPVMNQGINVAKIESFGKVEHMPLSGIRKAVANQMSLSVYTAPHVSLIINIDAEHLIQLRATLKEPAEKDPDGSAKLTFMPFFVKAVAKTLKEERFKLLNSTLNMAGNEILVKKYYNIGMAADTDKGLVVPVIKDADKISLFETARQVNSLGDKARKELLKGDDMQGGTFTITNFGSAGIEFGTPVINYPEVAILGLGMMQKKLVIVDGKIVEHKFFPLSLSIDHRVIDGAPAGYFLNRLKELLENPTLILA from the coding sequence ATGGAATTAAAATTTAAGGATATGGATGGAATTGACGAAGTTACGGTAACTCAAATTCGTGTCAAAGTTGGACAAGACGTGAAAAAAGGTGATGACTTAGTTGATATTGAAGCTGATAAGGCATCTGATACCATCAAAGCCGAAGCTGACGGTAAAGTTTCAAAAATTAATGTTAAAGAAGGTGACAGCATTACTACTGGTAAAGTGGTGATGGAATTTGGTGGTCAACCAAGTGCTACGCAAGCACCTGCTAAAGAAGTTGAAAAACCTGTTGCTGATAAACCAGAAGTTAAAACAAATCATGAAACACCAACTGTTAGTGGAATTCTGGCAAAACCAGTTATCCAAACTGGTAAAGTATTAGCAACCCCATTAGCACGACGTATGGCTCATGATATGGGAATTGATATGGGAACTATTAAAGGAACAGGTCCTGGTGGCAGAATCTTAAAAGCAGATTTATTAAATGGAAAACAAAGTGGGACAGCATCTGTTGCACCAACACCTGTTCAAGCACCAGTAATGCCTTCAATACCTTCTGCTCCAGTTATGAATCAAGGAATTAACGTTGCTAAAATTGAAAGTTTTGGCAAAGTTGAACACATGCCATTATCTGGAATCCGTAAAGCTGTTGCTAACCAAATGTCATTATCAGTTTATACAGCACCCCATGTTAGTTTAATTATTAATATTGATGCTGAACATCTAATTCAATTACGTGCTACTTTAAAAGAACCAGCAGAAAAAGACCCAGATGGATCTGCCAAATTAACATTTATGCCATTCTTTGTGAAGGCAGTTGCTAAAACTTTAAAAGAAGAACGTTTTAAATTATTAAACTCAACATTAAATATGGCAGGTAATGAAATCCTTGTTAAGAAATATTACAACATTGGAATGGCTGCCGATACTGATAAAGGATTAGTAGTACCTGTTATTAAAGATGCTGACAAAATTTCATTATTTGAAACAGCACGACAAGTTAATAGTTTAGGTGATAAAGCTCGTAAAGAACTATTAAAAGGTGATGATATGCAAGGTGGTACCTTCACGATTACCAACTTTGGCTCAGCAGGAATTGAGTTTGGAACACCTGTTATTAACTATCCAGAAGTTGCTATTTTAGGATTAGGTATGATGCAAAAGAAACTAGTCATTGTTGATGGTAAAATCGTTGAACATAAATTCTTCCCATTATCACTTTCAATTGACCACCGAGTAATTGATGGTGCCCCTGCTGGATATTTTCTAAACCGACTTAAAGAGTTATTAGAAAATCCAACATTAATATTAGCATAA
- the lpdA gene encoding dihydrolipoyl dehydrogenase: MSSYDFELIIIGAGPGGYVTAARAGKLGLKTAIVEKGTWGGVCLNVGCIPTKTLLKGAKVYHYVDECETYGVEISNKKTVNINWGKMQARKNTVVKGLTNGVQFLMKANKVESIIGSASAVDSHTILVKLADGKEKKYTTKYTMIATGSKVKMFDNPNGPKGLSTADLKTNKALLTSTEILKVGEIPKSLTVIGGGVIGIEFACLFSALGTKVTIIEYLDRILALLDYDVSKELTTILENRGVKIITGHSVNELNGKTLTYYAASDKEQKKPMTVTSDYCLLSTGRTPITEGFTNLGIQIKPNHSFAVNEKLEALDDNNNPLDNIYVIGDANGQRMLAHVASAQGLMALNNIFVKEGKKSYDGTPLVQQKIDYNKMPSCIYTFPEVASVGWTEEECKIAKIDYLVKKLPFKNNGKALADSETDGFVKIIIGKKYGEILGAHILCSTATDMISEIVNIMETEGTIVELANACHPHPTLSEVVMDVAQDLELEWYKVNKK, translated from the coding sequence ATGTCTAGTTATGATTTTGAATTAATTATTATTGGGGCAGGGCCTGGTGGCTATGTCACAGCAGCACGTGCAGGTAAACTTGGTTTAAAAACTGCGATTGTTGAAAAAGGAACTTGAGGTGGAGTTTGTTTAAATGTTGGTTGTATTCCTACTAAAACTCTATTAAAAGGGGCGAAAGTTTATCACTATGTTGATGAATGTGAAACTTATGGAGTTGAAATTAGTAATAAAAAAACAGTTAATATTAACTGAGGAAAAATGCAAGCTCGCAAGAATACTGTTGTTAAGGGTTTAACTAATGGTGTCCAATTCTTAATGAAAGCTAATAAAGTTGAAAGCATTATTGGTAGCGCAAGTGCTGTTGATAGTCATACTATTTTAGTAAAACTTGCTGATGGCAAAGAAAAAAAATATACTACTAAGTATACGATGATTGCGACAGGTTCAAAAGTTAAAATGTTTGATAATCCTAATGGTCCTAAAGGTTTAAGTACTGCCGACTTAAAAACAAATAAAGCATTATTAACTTCAACTGAGATTCTAAAAGTTGGTGAAATCCCTAAATCACTAACCGTTATCGGTGGTGGTGTGATTGGTATTGAATTTGCTTGCTTATTTAGTGCCCTTGGTACAAAAGTGACAATTATTGAATATCTAGATCGGATTTTAGCATTACTAGATTACGATGTAAGTAAAGAATTAACGACTATTTTAGAGAATCGTGGCGTAAAAATTATTACCGGTCATAGTGTTAATGAATTAAATGGTAAAACTTTAACTTATTATGCAGCTAGTGATAAAGAGCAGAAAAAACCGATGACAGTTACTAGTGATTACTGTTTATTAAGTACAGGACGCACACCAATTACTGAAGGTTTCACTAACTTAGGAATTCAAATTAAACCTAATCATTCATTTGCTGTTAATGAAAAATTAGAAGCATTAGATGATAATAATAATCCGTTAGATAACATTTATGTTATTGGTGATGCTAATGGTCAACGAATGTTAGCCCACGTAGCATCGGCACAAGGGTTAATGGCACTTAACAACATCTTTGTTAAAGAAGGTAAAAAAAGTTATGATGGAACGCCATTAGTGCAACAAAAAATTGATTACAATAAAATGCCTAGTTGTATTTATACTTTCCCTGAAGTAGCAAGTGTTGGTTGAACTGAAGAGGAATGTAAAATCGCTAAAATTGATTACTTAGTGAAGAAATTACCATTCAAAAACAATGGTAAAGCATTAGCTGATAGTGAAACTGATGGTTTTGTTAAAATCATTATTGGTAAAAAATATGGGGAAATTCTTGGTGCCCATATTTTATGTTCAACAGCTACTGATATGATTTCTGAAATTGTTAATATTATGGAAACTGAAGGAACGATTGTTGAATTAGCTAACGCTTGTCATCCTCATCCGACATTATCAGAAGTTGTGATGGATGTTGCTCAAGACTTAGAACTAGAATGATATAAAGTTAATAAAAAATAA
- a CDS encoding BspA family leucine-rich repeat surface protein — protein sequence MKFLLIALSTLTIGTTTGNILDITSQKNSIVSSSIRTDKTQQDTIYIDKDGKQQTTNLENLWNLETTEIIQIGFYQNANGEIQVVRMPKMIRKVPNQLPEEITSLSQMFENTWCFNQDISGWDTSKVTNMSYMFSDAFKFNQDISKWNVSNVTNMSYMFDNAWYFNQDLSKWKVDKVTNWESFSVGSAIPDYKLPKFHNSLLIIQITFNFGEK from the coding sequence ATGAAATTTTTACTAATAGCATTAAGTACTTTAACAATTGGAACCACTACAGGGAATATATTAGATATAACGTCACAAAAAAATAGTATTGTGTCTAGTTCAATTAGGACTGATAAAACACAACAAGATACTATTTATATTGATAAAGATGGGAAACAACAAACAACTAATCTAGAAAATTTATGAAACTTAGAAACTACTGAAATTATTCAAATTGGGTTTTATCAAAACGCAAATGGAGAAATTCAAGTTGTTCGAATGCCAAAAATGATTAGAAAAGTACCCAATCAATTGCCAGAAGAAATAACATCTTTGAGTCAAATGTTTGAAAATACCTGATGTTTTAATCAAGATATTTCAGGATGAGATACTTCAAAAGTAACAAATATGAGTTATATGTTTAGTGATGCCTTCAAGTTTAATCAAGATATTTCAAAATGAAATGTTTCAAATGTAACAAATATGAGTTATATGTTTGATAATGCCTGATATTTTAATCAAGATTTATCAAAATGAAAAGTAGATAAGGTAACAAACTGGGAGTCATTTAGTGTGGGTTCAGCGATTCCAGACTATAAACTACCAAAATTTCACAATTCATTATTAATAATACAAATTACTTTTAATTTTGGAGAAAAGTAG
- a CDS encoding 2-oxo acid dehydrogenase subunit E2: MLLSRIRKVVVNQMSLSVYTAPHVSLIINIDAEHLIQLRSILKDSDGAAKLTFMPFFVKTVAKTLKEERFKLLNSILNIQLR; encoded by the coding sequence ATGCTATTATCTAGAATCCGAAAAGTCGTTGTCAACCAAATGTCATTATCAGTTTATACAGCACCCCATGTTAGTTTAATTATTAATATTGATGCTGAACATCTAATTCAATTACGCTCTATTTTAAAAGACTCAGATGGAGCAGCAAAATTAACATTTATGCCATTCTTTGTGAAGACTGTTGCTAAAACTTTAAAAGAAGAACGGTTTAAATTATTAAACTCAATATTAAATATACAACTTCGTTAA
- a CDS encoding lipoprotein, translating to MRKLLSLLTVLTVTTPVSLNVIACGGTKTPPETDQTDYLTLAQTAKEKIQNEFANLVNDGQNLRKVGDVTNGGAIMEKLETTFQTADVKITEADFPETFAGFLEILNQQVGTISNNLAKNYPELKPLFNGINPNEILKINTSNLDTLLTSKTFTWKNNTFCITGFDAKEDPYNVTDWYYLTADLKLDFTCLGENGKSNTNTVNQTYDMYFANQGSDLSKVVKAVSNNVDKSLKDYLDPIIGAQKFDLDKPDKDNKLINTAKTTLTNKIVNPHVQ from the coding sequence ATGAGAAAACTACTATCTTTACTAACAGTGTTAACAGTAACAACACCAGTCTCACTAAATGTGATTGCCTGTGGCGGAACTAAAACACCACCTGAAACAGACCAAACTGACTATTTAACCCTAGCCCAAACAGCAAAAGAAAAAATTCAGAATGAATTTGCTAATTTGGTTAATGATGGACAAAATCTACGAAAAGTTGGTGATGTCACAAATGGTGGTGCCATTATGGAAAAATTAGAAACCACTTTTCAAACAGCAGATGTAAAAATTACTGAAGCTGATTTTCCAGAAACATTTGCTGGTTTCTTGGAAATCTTAAACCAACAAGTTGGTACTATTAGCAACAACTTAGCAAAAAACTACCCAGAATTAAAACCATTATTCAACGGCATCAATCCCAACGAGATTTTAAAAATAAATACCAGTAACTTAGATACATTATTAACCAGTAAAACATTTACATGAAAAAATAATACTTTTTGTATAACAGGTTTTGATGCAAAAGAAGATCCATATAACGTTACTGATTGATATTATCTTACTGCTGATTTAAAGTTAGATTTCACATGTTTAGGTGAAAATGGCAAAAGTAATACCAACACTGTTAATCAAACATACGACATGTACTTTGCCAATCAAGGTTCTGATTTAAGTAAAGTTGTTAAAGCTGTTAGCAATAATGTTGATAAAAGTTTAAAAGATTATTTAGATCCAATCATTGGAGCGCAAAAATTTGATTTAGATAAACCTGATAAAGATAATAAATTAATCAATACTGCCAAGACCACTCTAACTAACAAAATTGTTAATCCTCATGTACAATAA